Proteins encoded in a region of the Streptomyces sp. NBC_00258 genome:
- a CDS encoding carbohydrate ABC transporter permease, with amino-acid sequence MSATSTALRRKRAATAGFHLGAGALALLWLLPIALVLVTSLRSFDDIAANGLGSWPQSFTLDNFGQAWNDGGQQRALINSLLVTVPCVLVTLALAAMAAFSLSRYELPFRRSLLLLMLGGNLLPPQILLIPVSKLSEQMGVFDTLPALIGVQIGFGVGFYVFVLHGFMRGIPAEIQQAAVVDGAGPWQIFWRIILPLTRPALAALSALSFTWIFNDLLWAITVLRSDTKMPITAALIGLQGQYVSMWNVIAAGSVIAAAPTVAVFLRFQRHFVAGLNLGAVK; translated from the coding sequence ATGTCCGCCACGTCCACGGCACTGCGCCGCAAACGGGCCGCGACCGCCGGATTCCACCTGGGAGCCGGGGCCTTGGCCCTCCTGTGGCTGCTGCCCATCGCCCTGGTTCTGGTGACCAGCCTGCGCTCCTTCGACGACATCGCCGCGAACGGCCTGGGCAGCTGGCCGCAGTCCTTCACCCTCGACAACTTCGGCCAGGCCTGGAACGACGGCGGCCAGCAGCGCGCCCTGATCAACAGCCTGCTGGTCACCGTGCCGTGCGTCCTGGTGACGCTCGCGCTGGCAGCCATGGCCGCCTTCTCGCTCAGCCGCTACGAACTGCCCTTCCGCCGCTCGCTGTTGCTGCTCATGCTCGGTGGCAACCTGCTCCCGCCGCAGATCCTGCTCATCCCGGTCTCCAAGCTCAGCGAGCAGATGGGTGTCTTCGACACCCTGCCCGCGCTGATCGGCGTACAGATCGGCTTCGGCGTCGGCTTCTACGTCTTCGTCCTGCACGGCTTCATGCGCGGGATACCCGCGGAGATCCAGCAGGCGGCGGTCGTCGACGGCGCAGGGCCCTGGCAAATCTTCTGGCGGATCATCCTCCCGCTCACCCGCCCCGCCCTGGCCGCCCTCAGCGCCCTGTCCTTCACCTGGATCTTCAACGACCTGCTCTGGGCGATCACCGTGCTGCGCAGCGACACCAAGATGCCGATCACCGCGGCCCTCATCGGACTTCAGGGACAGTACGTATCGATGTGGAACGTGATCGCCGCCGGCTCGGTCATCGCCGCCGCGCCCACCGTGGCCGTGTTCCTGCGGTTCCAGCGGCACTTCGTGGCCGGCCTCAACCTGGGAGCGGTGAAGTGA